A region of the bacterium genome:
CCCGCCCATCTGTCGGACCTTTTCCCGTTTTTCCCGGAGGGATTCGGACAATTCTTTCAGGTTCGCCATAACGCTCTCCTTAGTCCATCGACTGCGCGAGTTTTTCGACCTTTTCGAACATCTGGGGAATCGTCTGCGTGGCGCCCATCCGCGTCACCCACTCGGGGACGTTGCCGCCTGGGTCCGCCTGGTCATCGTAGCGGCTGACGGTCTCCTCCGGATTCACGCCGGGGACGAACGTCCAGCAGCCCTGGGCCGACTCGATGTTACCCGTGACGAGTTCCCAGCATCTCTTGTACTTGTGTTCGGCCGCCTTGGTTTCGTCCTGGACGGTCCGGATCACGTACCAGCGGTTCTCGACGGGAAACGGCGTGTTGAGAACCATGAAGACGAGCCCGCCCCACTTTTGACCTTCCCGCCTCGGAACGGCGACCTTGTATTTCTTCGCCACGGCGCGGAGCTTGTTCGCGTTCCTCGTCCCCGCGTTTTTCAGGCCCTCGACGCCCTTCTCCGTGATGAAGAAACTCTCCAGGACGTGGGGCATGAAGGTCGCGTAATCGTTGAACCGGATGATCTGGGACCAGATCTTTTCCGGGGAGGCGCGGAGAACGCCCTCCGCGATCACCTGCGACGGGCCATCGGAACGGATATCGTGCGTGACCTTGACGGGCGAGGCGTCCACGGCCGATGCACCCATCACGAAGAGCACCGCGAGGAGTCCTGTTTCTGTTCTCATAGAACCTCCAATCCTAACGTCGAGAGGACCGAATCGATGAACTGCCTTCGAAATCTCTGGGCTATCTTTTTATTCAGGATCGTGTCGCCCATGCAGGCCTTCTGGGCCGCAAAGTCCGCGAAGGGAACCAGGAGCGAACCGTACATGGAGAGCAGCATCGCCTCCGGATCGATCTTGCGGATCTTCTTCTCCCTCATGAGCGACTTCATTTGTTCCGAGACCTGGCGAACGATCGGCAAGATGTACCGGTCGCGCAACTCGGCGATGAAAGTCGGCTTTTCGAGGTCGCCGTAAAGAAGGATCCGCGCGTATTCGGCGTTCTCGATGAAAAAGTCGTGAAACCGGCCGAGATGCGTCTCGATGTTTTCTTTCAAATGGGCCGCCGGATTATCGAAGATCCGGGCGACCAGGCCCATCAATTCTTCGATCACCCGCTGATACACGGCCTTGAGGAGGTCTTCCTTC
Encoded here:
- a CDS encoding SRPBCC family protein; amino-acid sequence: MRTETGLLAVLFVMGASAVDASPVKVTHDIRSDGPSQVIAEGVLRASPEKIWSQIIRFNDYATFMPHVLESFFITEKGVEGLKNAGTRNANKLRAVAKKYKVAVPRREGQKWGGLVFMVLNTPFPVENRWYVIRTVQDETKAAEHKYKRCWELVTGNIESAQGCWTFVPGVNPEETVSRYDDQADPGGNVPEWVTRMGATQTIPQMFEKVEKLAQSMD
- a CDS encoding TetR/AcrR family transcriptional regulator; its protein translation is MNESKAAKNPSPDTSEAILRAATTLFSQKGINGTTTREIADLAGVNIAGLHYHWGGKEDLLKAVYQRVIEELMGLVARIFDNPAAHLKENIETHLGRFHDFFIENAEYARILLYGDLEKPTFIAELRDRYILPIVRQVSEQMKSLMREKKIRKIDPEAMLLSMYGSLLVPFADFAAQKACMGDTILNKKIAQRFRRQFIDSVLSTLGLEVL